Proteins from a single region of Chryseobacterium sp. T16E-39:
- a CDS encoding class I SAM-dependent methyltransferase — protein MGELERVFKTFIAYLKRPDLYPELGRKILKNTVNRNNAFKGKEKTNIWAQSKAVSQKEAISRLFGVDASLFKIEYKDVLDNAAQKEKECPIKMGGPGALELIYYACEFSGAKNVIETGVAYGWSSLASLLSLTKREGTLYSSDMPYLGQNGDQYVGYVVPEELKKNWKLFRFADKESLPKIFVENKIFDVVHYDSDKSYDGMFWAYNELYAHLKKGGVFISDDIGDNSAYQDFCEKNAIESTIIEIDEKYVGVFVK, from the coding sequence ATGGGTGAATTAGAAAGAGTTTTTAAAACGTTTATAGCATACCTTAAAAGACCTGATCTTTATCCTGAACTGGGAAGAAAAATCTTGAAAAATACGGTCAATAGAAACAACGCCTTTAAAGGAAAGGAAAAAACAAATATCTGGGCGCAATCTAAAGCAGTTTCACAGAAAGAGGCCATATCCAGGCTTTTTGGAGTAGATGCATCTTTATTCAAAATCGAATATAAAGATGTTTTGGATAACGCCGCACAAAAAGAAAAAGAGTGTCCCATCAAAATGGGTGGTCCCGGAGCATTAGAGCTTATTTATTATGCATGCGAGTTCTCCGGAGCAAAGAATGTGATAGAAACGGGTGTTGCATACGGATGGTCTTCTTTAGCATCTTTATTATCTCTAACAAAGAGAGAAGGGACTTTATATAGTTCGGATATGCCTTATCTCGGCCAAAATGGAGATCAGTATGTAGGATATGTAGTTCCGGAAGAACTAAAAAAGAACTGGAAACTCTTTCGTTTCGCTGACAAAGAATCTTTGCCTAAAATCTTCGTTGAAAATAAGATTTTTGATGTTGTTCATTATGACTCGGACAAAAGCTATGACGGTATGTTCTGGGCGTATAATGAATTATATGCTCATTTAAAAAAAGGAGGTGTATTTATCAGTGATGATATTGGTGATAATTCTGCTTATCAGGATTTTTGCGAAAAGAACGCTATTGAAAGTACCATTATTGAGATTGATGAGAAATATGTCGGTGTTTTTGTAAAGTAA
- a CDS encoding acyltransferase codes for MMIKNMLSQLFETFQRKKQISILHKHPLISLGEIKLGINNHFVIYKNIKKIILGKGIRFRNYIHILVQDGATLEIGDNVFMNNFCSINCLDHISIGENTLFGENVKLYDHNHAHQSSPDFKIFHNEFTKAPIKIGKNCWLGSNVTVLKGVTIGDNCIIGAGCIVYKDIPANTTVMNKQELIFKSY; via the coding sequence ATGATGATTAAAAATATGCTTTCCCAACTTTTTGAAACTTTTCAGAGAAAAAAACAAATCTCTATCCTCCATAAGCACCCTCTAATTTCTTTGGGGGAAATCAAACTAGGTATTAACAACCATTTTGTCATCTATAAGAACATTAAAAAAATCATCTTAGGAAAAGGCATCCGTTTTCGAAACTACATTCATATTCTGGTTCAGGATGGAGCAACCCTGGAAATAGGCGATAATGTCTTCATGAATAATTTTTGTTCTATAAATTGTTTGGATCACATATCTATTGGTGAAAATACATTGTTTGGTGAAAATGTAAAATTATATGACCACAACCATGCCCATCAAAGTTCTCCTGATTTTAAAATTTTCCACAACGAGTTTACCAAAGCACCTATAAAAATTGGAAAAAATTGTTGGTTAGGCAGCAATGTTACTGTCCTGAAAGGCGTTACCATTGGTGACAATTGTATTATTGGTGCAGGATGCATTGTTTATAAAGACATTCCTGCCAATACAACCGTTATGAATAAACAGGAATTAATTTTCAAATCTTATTAA
- a CDS encoding glycosyltransferase has translation MKHQKKIKVLFRHRSMEMGGVEKVVLSMLNHLNKDKFELTICLNLNQGELRNEFPDDIRKVYIADGKEDFSKNPVIQKIQLAKRKIKLDKVDKNPKITDRILKDEFDVEIATTYAVYKTVLRSTNKKSKKIAWLHSDLSLEGFAPYREEIFKNMQQFDYIIYGSQQCKDVLSEKFPDLKLPPGEVILNAIPIKELKEKAKAFKPEFNTIPTFVSVGRLHYRKGYRTLLEVHKKLIDNGFNHQIIIIGDGEDYNLLSKRIEELKVQDSFKLLGTQMNPYPYVANADFYIMPSESEGWPLIIAETLILQKPILATNVGGVPEMITHKESGYLTDYSEEGLYNGIQEFLTNKDLIQHIQHNLKDIEKQFDNEKIFKGVENIIEGVFQNKMHTP, from the coding sequence ATGAAGCATCAAAAAAAAATAAAGGTTCTTTTCAGACACCGTTCTATGGAAATGGGGGGTGTGGAAAAAGTCGTATTAAGTATGCTCAACCACCTCAACAAAGATAAATTTGAATTAACTATATGTCTTAATCTTAACCAGGGAGAACTCCGAAATGAGTTTCCTGATGATATTAGAAAGGTATATATTGCTGATGGGAAAGAAGATTTTTCTAAAAACCCTGTTATTCAAAAAATTCAACTTGCGAAAAGAAAAATAAAATTAGATAAGGTTGATAAAAATCCAAAAATTACAGACCGCATTCTGAAAGATGAATTTGATGTAGAAATTGCAACGACCTATGCAGTTTACAAAACCGTTTTAAGATCGACCAATAAAAAATCAAAAAAAATAGCCTGGCTGCATTCTGATTTATCATTAGAAGGTTTTGCCCCGTATCGGGAAGAAATATTCAAAAACATGCAGCAGTTTGATTATATTATTTATGGTTCACAACAATGCAAAGATGTACTTAGCGAAAAATTTCCGGATCTTAAGCTTCCACCTGGAGAAGTCATCTTAAATGCGATTCCAATAAAAGAATTAAAAGAAAAGGCTAAGGCATTCAAACCTGAATTCAACACCATCCCTACATTTGTATCTGTTGGACGATTACACTACAGAAAAGGATACAGGACCTTACTGGAGGTTCACAAAAAACTGATTGATAATGGGTTTAATCATCAGATCATCATTATTGGTGATGGAGAAGACTATAATCTTCTTTCCAAAAGAATTGAAGAATTAAAAGTGCAGGATTCGTTCAAGCTTTTGGGTACTCAGATGAATCCGTATCCATACGTTGCGAATGCAGATTTCTATATCATGCCCTCAGAAAGTGAAGGCTGGCCTCTGATTATTGCAGAGACCCTAATTCTTCAAAAGCCTATATTAGCAACCAATGTTGGAGGTGTTCCAGAAATGATCACCCATAAAGAGTCCGGTTATTTAACGGATTATTCTGAAGAGGGTTTATATAATGGCATTCAGGAGTTTTTAACGAATAAAGATTTGATTCAACATATTCAGCACAATCTAAAAGACATTGAAAAACAATTTGATAATGAGAAAATTTTTAAAGGTGTAGAAAATATTATTGAAGGTGTTTTTCAAAATAAAATGCATACCCCATAA
- a CDS encoding glycosyltransferase family 2 protein, translating to MKFSVLIAHYNNGDYFKDCFESLQKQTYTDWEAIIVDDYSNDTEKAKVKSLIADDSRFIFYENEENKGVGYTKRKCVELANGDICGFVDPDDAIFPTAIEDSVEAFKHKKNVVLTYSRFMACDENLNPLYPFKAAKQVLNNDPLFFNYPIQIAHFVAFRKEIYLKGEGIDPLLKSAVDQDLYLKILDFGDALFIPKDLYKYRLHPNGVSQATSKGKAKESFAKVIFKTFKRRNIRVINKKAVPENYHNAEEIFKLLDYQTEKAYRLKVKILTFFQAK from the coding sequence ATGAAATTTTCAGTTCTTATAGCCCATTATAATAATGGTGATTACTTTAAAGATTGTTTTGAGAGTCTTCAGAAACAAACGTACACCGATTGGGAGGCAATTATTGTGGATGACTATTCAAATGACACTGAAAAAGCAAAGGTAAAGTCATTAATAGCCGATGACAGCAGATTTATTTTCTATGAAAACGAAGAAAATAAAGGTGTAGGATATACAAAAAGAAAATGCGTAGAGCTAGCGAATGGAGATATTTGTGGATTTGTAGATCCTGATGACGCTATTTTTCCAACAGCAATTGAAGATTCCGTAGAAGCCTTTAAACATAAAAAAAATGTAGTCCTTACCTATTCGAGGTTTATGGCGTGTGATGAGAATTTAAACCCACTTTATCCTTTTAAAGCAGCAAAACAGGTTCTCAATAATGACCCTCTTTTCTTTAACTACCCTATTCAAATTGCCCATTTTGTAGCATTTAGAAAAGAAATATATTTGAAAGGAGAAGGTATAGATCCTCTTCTAAAAAGTGCTGTTGACCAGGACCTTTATCTAAAAATACTTGATTTTGGTGATGCTCTGTTTATTCCCAAAGATCTTTATAAATATCGGCTTCATCCCAACGGTGTCTCTCAGGCAACATCTAAGGGAAAAGCTAAGGAGTCTTTTGCAAAAGTTATCTTCAAAACGTTCAAAAGAAGAAATATCAGAGTTATTAATAAAAAAGCAGTTCCTGAAAACTATCATAATGCCGAGGAGATCTTCAAATTACTTGACTACCAAACAGAAAAAGCTTATAGATTGAAAGTCAAAATATTAACTTTTTTTCAGGCAAAATAA